CACTACCAAAGAATTAATTCACGCGGTTTTAAGCCAGCGGTTTAATACCGTATACACCAAAGGCAATTTAAACAACCATATTGGCGTACCGCTTACTATACTTACCATTAAGCCCGAACACCAGATTGCCATTATTGAAATGGGCGCCAACCACATTGGTGAAATAGAACAGCTTTGCAATATTGCCGAGCCTACGCATGGCATTATCACCAACATTGGCAAAGCACATCTGGAAGGTTTTGGCAGCCTGGAAGGGGTAGCCCGGGCTAAAAGCGAGTTATACATGCACCTGCTCCGCAATAAGGGAACAGCCTTTATCAACTCACAAAACGAACATTTGCAGCGCATGGGCAGCCGTTTACCCATTAAAATAACGTACCCGGCGCCCGGCGATTTTTTCCATTGCAAGTTTATTTCGGCCTCGCCTTTCGTGGTTTACGAGTCCGAAAACAACGAAATTGTTACCACTCAAATTATCGGGGAGTATAATTTTGAAAATATAGCCGCGGCATCGTGCATCGGAAAATATTTTAACGTGCCCTTAACTAAAATTAATGCGGGCGTAGCCGGTTATGTGCCTACGAATAACCGCTCCCAGATTATACAAAAAGGCACCAATACCATTTTGCTGGACGCCTACAATGCCAACCCATCATCCATGACGGCCTCGGTGAACAATTTTGCCCATGCCGAAGCCGCGCGCAAGGTACTTATTTTGGGTGATATGCTGGAGTTAGGCACCTCGAGTACCGATGAACACGCCAAACTCGGGAAATTAGTAGCCGGTTTTCCTTTTGATGTGGTGCTACTGTGTGGCCCCGAAATGCAGCAAGCCAGTGCCTATGTCCCGGCAGCTCATCACTTTGCCACCAAAGCCGACCTGAAACAATGGCTACTGAATAACCCGGTGCAGAACAGCTTTGTTTTAATTAAAGGCTCCCGCGGCATGAGCTTAGAATCTTTACTGGATTATTTAGAGCCGGGCAGTTAAAGTTGATTGTCAGCCGGAGCAAAAGTTTAAAATTTTAAAATTATAATTTAAAACTGAGAGTTTAGCTCTTGCAGCGTGGGTAAAACCACATCTTTAGGCGAGATAATGGCGTCGGTAATGCCCCAATCAATACCTAAGGCCGGATCGCTCCATAAAAGCCCCCCTTCGGCAGCCGGGTGGTAATAATTGCTGCATTTATACAGGAAAATGGTGTTATCGGTTAAGGCGGCAAAACCGTGCGCAAAACCTTCCGGAACAAAAAACATATTTCCTTTATTGGCATCAAGTTCGCAGGTAATGTGTTGGCCGTAAGTAGGCGAATTTTTCCGGATATCCACGGCTACATCTAAAACCCGGCCGGCCGCTACCCGCACCAATTTGGCTTGCGCGTAAGGCGGATTTTGGAAATGCAAGCCCCGTAATACCCCTTTCTGCGACAGTGATTGATTATCCTGCACAAACTCGGTGGTAATGCCATTTTCGGCAAAAATCCGATAGCTGTATGATTCAAAAAAATAACCCCGGGCATCGCCGAACCGGCGCGGTGTAATCTCAACGGGACCTTCTATCGCGAAGCGCTTAAATTCCATGAAACGATTTTTAATTATTCTTGAATGGCCTGGGCCAAAGATTTAAATTAAACGCAAAAATACCGAAACAACTACCGGCGAATAGCAAATTTTAAAAAATTTAAATTTTCAACGAACTTTTACCGCCACCGAATTTACCACCGTTAAATATTTATCGATGACAAACTGCTCGTCGAACTTGGTAACGGCGAGCTGGCGGCTGGCGGCGCCCATTCTTTTTAGTTCCTGATCGGGAAGTAAGTAAATTTGTTCCATTTTGGCGGCTAAATCGGTGGCATTACGGGCTTCGCAGAGCAAGCCGTTCTGCCCATCAATTACGGTTTCTTTGCAACCAGGCACGTTGGTCGTAATAATGGGTTTGCCTAGCGCAGCCGCTTCGAGTAAGGTTTTGGGCGTACCCTCGCGGTAAGAAGGCAACACCACGCAATCCGTTTTTAAAATGCACGAAGCTACGTCTTCGGAAGTACCTAAATACGCAATGGCACCTTCATTTACCCAGGCCATAAACGTAGTCTTTTTAATTCCCACGTTGCCGGCTTCGTCAAAACTACCGAGTAACTGACAGCGAACCTCCGGGTATTTTTGCTTGAGTAGTTTACTGGCTTCCACAAATTCCACTACGCCTTTTTCGTAGAGTACCCGGCCAATCATTAAAAAAGTAAAGGGTTGTTGACGGGTAAAAACCGGCGCCGGCACAAACTGGCGGGTATTAATGCCCGAACCGGGTAACACATCTGTGATGGAAGACTTTACAAGTTTATAGTGAAAGAATAATTCGCGGTCATCAGGGTTTTGAAAAAATACTTTTACCGGAAACCGGAAAGCCAAGCGGTATAAACTTAAAGCTACTTTAGAAACCAGGTTGCGCACAATAAACACTGTACCTAAACCCGACACGTTATTTACCGTAGGAATGCCAGCCAACCTGGCCGCCAGCGTACCGTAAATATTGGGTTTAATGGTGTATTGCAGAATTACATCGGGCTGTACTTGCCGGTAAACAGCGTAAAACCGCTTAATTAACAGCATATCCTGCACAGGGTTGGTGCCTTTGTTTTCCATCAGAATGGGTACGTACCGGCAACCCGCGGCCTCTAAGCGGGGCGAGTACGCATCCGGGGGAGCTATGGCTACTACTTCGTGCCCGGCCGCCTGCAGGGCTTTAATCAAATTCAGCCGAAAATTGTAGATGTTCCAGGAAGTATTAATAACAATAGCAATCCGCATACCCGCTTTTAGTCAAACCCTGTTTTAGCGGGGCAAAGATAAGCAGTTGGATTAAAGTTTTCGCTAAAGCCGTTTAAGTTATCCTGCTCCGATTTTTTAAATTTTTGGCTGCCTTGTGGCTAAACAAACCTATATTAGCAGCCTTTTCACTTTATTTAATTCTTATTTTGTCCGGTTTTTAATGCTTGAAAAGCAATTTTTTTTAAAATAGCAGGAAGGTTATAAATGCATCCATGAACCATATAGATGGCCTTTTTGAAAAAAAAACCGTACACTTTCTATTTTAATTTGATTACTACTTATGGCTAAGAAATTACATGATACCGCTAAAATGCAGGAAACAGCGGTTTTGGTAGCAGTGCCTTCTAAAACACAAGCGGATGAAAAAACCGAAGAGTACCTGAATGAGTTGGCTTTTCTGACCGAAACAGTAGGGGCACAAACTATAAAACGTTTTATTCAAAAATTAGATAAACCCGATATCCGCACTTACGTGGGCAAGGGCAAGCTCGAAGAAATTAAAGCTTTTGTTACGGAGTTTCAGATCGACATGGTTATTTTCGACGATGACCTGACACCCTCCCAAGTGCGCAACCTGGAAGCCGAGCTGAAAGTGAAGATTGTAGACCGCAGCTTATTAATCCTGGATATTTTTGCTTTACGCGCTAAAACCGCCCAGGCCCGCACCCAGGTAGAAATGGCGCAGTACCAATACTTTTTACCCCGCTTAACCAATCTCTGGACGCACTTGTCGCGGCAAAAAGGCGGCGTGGGCATGCGGGGTCCGGGGGAAACGGAGATTGAAACTGACCGCCGGATTGTGCGGGATAAAATTGCTTTGCTCCGCGATAAACTCGAAAAACTAGATAAACAAAACTACCAACAACGCAAGTCGCGCACCGAAATGGTACGGGTAGCCCTGGTGGGTTATACCAACGTGGGTAAATCTACGCTCATGAATTTACTTTCTAAATCCGAAGTTTTTGCCGAGAACAAATTATTTGCGACGGTAGATGCTACGGTGCGCAAAGTAGTAATTAACCGCATTCCGTTTTTGCTCTCCGACACCGTAGGTTTTATCCGCAAGTTACCTACCCGTCTCATCGAAAGTTTTAAATCTACCCTCGACGAAATTCGGGAAGCTGATTTGCTGGTGCACGTGGTAGATATTTCGCACCCGGGCTTTGAAGAACACATGGAGGTGGTAAATAAAACTTTAAAAGAAATTGACTCAGCCGAAAAACCGGTGTTGCTGGTTTTTAATAAAATTGACCAATACCGTGCCCAGGAAGCCGAAGAACTAAACGACATGGGTGAAGGCACTGAAAAACCTACGCTGGAAGACTTGCGGCAAACCTACATAGCCAAAATGCATAACCCGGCTATTTTTATTTCGGCCACCGACCGGACAAATATTGATACCTTACGCGACGAGTTGTTTGCGCGGGTAGCGGCTATTCACTACGAACGTTACCCCAACGTGCTTCCACCCACCGAAGAAGAATTTACAACGCCCGAAACAGTATAAATTTTAAGAATTATTTGTTCTGATGAAGATTCCTGCTTTTGCTCCTTACTTGCTGCTATTGCTGCCAATTTTTAAAATTTTACCAAAAGCACCAATTAAAACCAGAAGATAAAACGAACCCCTACCTGTAGGAATGAAGCCATAAAATAATTGCCTGCTATGAAAACCTTATACCTGCTACGCCACGCCAAATCGAGTTGGGAATTTGAGGAATTAAGCGATCACGACCGGCCCTTAAACAAACGGGGCCGGCACGATGCGCCTTTAATGGGCCGGGAATTAGCTTCGCACGAAATTAGTCTGGATTTAATTGTTTCTAGTTCGGCGGTGCGGGCGCTTACTACAGCCTCGCTGGTGGCCAAAGAACTGGAGTACGACACCGAAGAAATTGTTATAAACGAAGGTATTTACGAAGCCGATACGCCGGGGCTTTTAACCATTATTAAACAAACGCCCGATAACCTGGATACCGTAATGCTGGTGGGTCACAATCCGGAAATTACCGAATTAGCCAATCTTTTATCGCCCGAACACCTTGCCAGTATGCCTACCGCAGCAGTGGTGGGCCTGCGGTTTAACTGCGAAGCCTGGGCCGAAATCAGTCAGGAAAACGCGGCGTTGGTACTCTACGATTTTCCGAAAAACCACATATAAGTTACTCCATCTGTTTTTTTCCGTACTAACACGTACCGTTACTTATTCGTAACGCTAACCGCGCTTTACCTGCTGCTATGGAAAAAAATAAAAAAATTTTGAGCCGAGAACTAAGCTGGCTGGCTTTTAACCACCGGGTATTACAAGAAGCCCAAGATATTACCGTGCCTTTATTGGAACGCATCCAGTTTATGGCCATATTTTCTTCGAACCTCGACGAGTATTTTAAAGTACGCGTAGCCACGCTCAAACGCCTGATTCAGTTTAAGAAAAGCGATCGCCAAAAATTAACCCAGGACCCCAGCGAAGAACTAGACCAGGTTTTAACCGAAGTAGCCCACCAGCAAGAAGAATTAGGAGAAACGTTCCGGAACCAGATTGTACCGGCCTTACAAGCCGAAAAGATTTTTATTATCAACGAAAAAACCATCAAGCCTGATCAGGAAGAATTTGTGCGGGATTACTTTACCCGGAAAGTACAGCCTTTACTCGCCCCGGTAATACTCACATCCGATATAAATTTCCTTTTTTTAAAAGACCAGGTACTTTACTTATTAATTGAGCTTACCAAACCGAAGCAACCCGCTGCCACGGCCATTTTGGAGGTACCCACCAAGCAACACGGGGGTCGGTTTGTAAAATTACCAACAAGCCATAAAGAGCGCTTTGTTTTATTTCTGGATGATGTAATCCGGTACAATTTAGCGCAACTGTTTCCGGATTATAAGGTAGCCAAAGCCTACGCCATAAAAATTTCGCGCGACGCCGAGCTGGACATTGAAGAAGAAGTGTCGGATAATTTAATGGCTAAAATTAAGCGCAGCTTAAAAAAACGCGAAACCGGTTATCCTTCGCGGTTGCTCTACGACAGCACCATGCCAAAAAACTTGCAGGATACCATTTGCCGGTTAATAGGCGTTACGTCCGAAGAATTAATAAAAGGCAGCCGCTACCATAATTTTCGGGACTTTTTTGGCTTTCCGGATTTTGATTTGCCCCATTTAAAATACCCGCCGCAGCCCACCTTGGCACACCCACAGCTGCACGGGATTAAAAAATTATTCCCGCTAATTCGCCAGCAAGATTTCCTGGTGCATTACCCGTATCAGTCGTTTGATTACGTATTGCAGTTTCTAAACGAAGCCGCCAAAGATCCGGCGGTTACTACGGTTAGTGTAACCTTGTACCGGGTAGCCGATAAATCAAAAGTAGCCAAAGCGCTGGTAAAGGCCGCTAAACGAGGCAAAAGAGTAACCGCCGTCATTGAGCTAAAAGCTCGCTTCGATGAAGAATCGAACATTTACTGGGCACGCAAGCTGGAAAAAGCCGGTGCCACCGTAGTGGTGGGTTTACCGGGTTATAAAGTTCATAGCAAATTATGTTTAATAACCCGGCAAGAGAAAAACGGCCCGGTGCAATACGCGTATTTAAGTACCGGTAATTTTAACGAAAAAACTTCGCGCATTTACGCCGACCACGGTTTATTTACCAGCGACACGCGCTTAACCAAAGAAGTAGAAAGCGTATTTCAGTATTTACTGGACCGCAACCCCGAAAACAAACAATTCCGGCATTTGCTGGTGGCTCCCTTTAACATGCGCGCCCGCTTCATTCAATCTATTAACCAGGAAATTAGGAATGCGAAGAAAGGATTGCCCGCCTACATTATAGCCAAGATGAACTCCCTGCAGGACGAGGCCATGATCTTAAAACTGTACGAAGCCAGTGCTGCCGGCGTGCGCGTGGATTTGATTGTGCGGGGAATTTGCTGTTTAAACCCGGGAGTAAAAAATTTAAGCGAAAACATTACCGTGCGCAGCATTGTTGACCGTTACCTGGAGCACGCCCGGGTATTTATCTTTGCGAATAACGGCGAAGAAAAAATGTACATTTCCTCGGCCGATTGGATGACGCGTAATTTAAGCCGCCGGGTAGAAGTAGGATTTCCTATTTTCGATAACGTTTTGCAGCAAGAAATCCGGCACTTGATTGACTTGCAACTGCAGGATAACGTAAAAGCCCGCAATCCCAAAAATCAATACCTGGGTTCCGGGGCTTCCGCCGAAACCCGTTCGCAGTACACCACCTATACCTACCTGGAAAAATTAGAAGAACAAATTCCACCTCCTTCTAAATCAAAGTAACTAAAGTTAAGGAGTTGCAGGTATGTTATGCCACTAATTGCGGGTAGATTTCCAAAATTAATTTGGTTAAATCCTTGATTTCAGGAAGCGAAAATTTTTAAATTTTTCCGTTTCTGCGGCTTTATGTATCTAGTTTTCAGCTATAAAAAACATCCCTGTGGGCACCTAAATATGCCAGCGAGTAAACGATAATCCCTCATCAACTTCCGGCGTTAGGTTAAAATTTTACGTATAGATCTAAAGTATTTTCCCTAGTTTTAGGTTTTAACCAGCCTGGCGGTTGGGGCAGAACAGCCCGAATGTTCTGTTATAATGTATCTGTGCGAATGCCTTTAAGAGAAGAATTTGAAATTTCCGGTAACTGGTTATTCCGGCGGCGTGGTTGGTTGCCCATGTTACTTTTCCCGTTTGCTATTGCCTTACTTTATTTTTACCGCGATTTTACCTACGCCTGCGTTACCAGTACTTTTTGGAGTACAGTCTGTTTACTAGTATCCTTGCTGGGTTTGCTGGTACGCGCTCTTACTGTGGGGCACACGCCCAAAGGCACCTCCGGCCGCAATACCGAAAAACAAGTAGCCGATTGTTTAAACCATACGGGAGTTTATTCGGTGGTACGGCACCCTTTGTATTTAGGTAATTTTTTAATGTGGCTGGGCTTGTTCTTGTTTATTGGCATCTGGTGGTTTGTAATTATCTGCGTGCTAGTATTTTGGCTGTATTACGAACGCATTATGTTTGCCGAAGAAGAGTTTTTACGCCGCAGCTACTCGCAAGCTTATGAAACCTGGGCCAGCCAAACACCGGCGTTTTTACCGCGTTTATCGGGCTGGCAGGCTTCTACCCTGCCCTTTTCGCTGCGTAACGTGCTTAAACGCGAGTACAATGGTTTACTGGCCCTGGTAGTTTCTTTTACCTTGCTAAATGCCATGAGCCACTTATTTATGCATCAGCAATTGCAAGTAGATGTATTCTGGCAAATTGTTTTTGGACTCGGCGTTGTAATTTTCATCATCCTAAAATCCCTTAAAAAGTACACCCACGTCCTCGAAATTGCCGGACGTTAGTTCATAGTCCATGGTCGATAGTCCGTAGACCACGGATATTTATACCTTAATATCAGCCGATAGAGTAAATTTTTAAAATTTCTCATTTCTGCGGATAAACGAAGCACCTATTTTACGGCAAATAAACTTAACATTGTCTAGGGTTGTACTTAGAGTTAGCGCAGCGCTCTAAGTACTCTCGGGCAGCCAATCTCCGATTGGCATTTATCTGAATGCATGGATGTGCTAATTAGAGAATAGCCGTCCGAAAATGCGTAGAGACTGCTAACGCGAACTCTACGCATAACTGAAGCCTGGATTTTACTTTTTCAGAAATATCAAAAATTTAAAAATTCAGCTTTATTTAGATTAGCCGAACGGTATGGATCAAAACAAAAAGCCGTAAGTTAAATTAAAATAATGGGCTTCGCCGCCGATGGAGTAGGTGCCGGAAAACACGGCTTTGTTTAAAATATCAACCCAGGCGCCTACCCCGTAGCCGTAGTGCAAACCCCGGAATAATTTGTTGGAAGCATCGTTATCTGCGAAAACCCGGCCGGTATCGTAAAACAACAGCGTACCAAATTTTCCCGGGAACAAGTACAAATTAAACCGGAACAATTGAATACGCGCCTCGGCGTTGGCATACACGGTGCTGCGGCCGGCAAAACGCGTACGGTTAAAGCCGCGCAGGTTGGTAGTGCCCCCCAAGGTGTTAGCCTGGTAAAACCGGTAATCGCCGAAATTATGCGCCGCGCCTAACCGCCCTGCCCAGGTAAGCTGAAACGGAAAATCCGGGGTGAGATAAAAGACTACCTGAGAATTCACATTGGTATAGCGCAATTGGTTGCGCCCCAGCTCACGGTTAAAACTTACTTCGTTTAAAAACTTTATGCCGATGTAGGGGTTAACCGGATTACTAACAGCCTCCAGATTTAGAAATAAGCGTAAACCCAGGTAATCGTTCTTATCAAAAGCACCTTGTACTTCGGCGTTGGTTTGCACTAACTGCCGCGCTTGCTGCCCCGAAGCGGCCGAATCAATCCGGAAATGATCGTATTGCGGACCAATCCCAAATTTTAAAAAACTAAATATATTTTTGTTGATGGTAGGCGAAAAATACAGACGGGAGAACCGCACCCGGTAATCTTTTACTTGATCTAAATCGGCCGGCGTCTTGTTGCCTTCGCCAAAAAAGTTATACAGTAACTGAGGGCCGTACACATAAGCCTGCAATCCTACATCGTACTGCGAGAAAACAGCTTTAAAATCGCCATCATAGCGCACATTATACGCCGCCCGGGCAAAAGAATAATTTGCTCCTACCCGGTGCTCGGTAGCGTACGGTTCTTTCCGGAATTTATGTGTGCGGTAAATTAAACCAGCTCCTATAAAAAATTTATCGTCGGGGTTATAGGCAAACGAAAGCCGGGGGCCGATGTAAGGCGTTTGCTGCTCCGTGCGGTCGTAGCGGTTTACTTCTTTGTAGTTTTTGGTTTCGTTTTTAGTTTCGGGGCCAAAATTAAAGTAATTGCCGGCTTTAGTATCGTAAACCAGGGTTTTACGGACTAAGCCGCTTACCACGGAGTTATCCGTTATCGAGTCACAGTCGCTGCCGCCAATTATGCGTACCCGAATACCTTTTTGCACCTGTCCGTTTACTTTAAACACATCGTCGCCGCCCAAGCCATACAAGCGAATTTCTTTGGTTTCGTTAGTATTAAAAGTACGATCGTATACCAGCCGACCAATGGTTCCGTTTTTACGAATATTATTTACAATTACCTGGGTTTGGTCATTATTTAAGCGGTTCACGATAAAGCGTTCGCGTTTATCGCTGCCGGCTACATCTACGGTTCTGGCCAAAAATGCGTAATAAACGGCGGCCAGTTGAGGCAGTAAATCGCGGCGGGATTTGAGCTTGGCAGCAATTTCGGCACCGGATAGTTTTGCTATTTCGGCGGGCCATTGCGCTACGGCTTGTTCAATTACGGCATCGGTTACGTTTTTTTTAATTTTTTCGGCTTCGGCCAGCCATTGTTCTTTAGTTACTGAGGCTAAAAAAGTACGATCAGCACTTTGGGCCGTTAAATTCAACCCGATGTAATCCTTATAAGTGTAATCAAAATTTTGGATATTTCGGACAGCCCACTTCCGGGTAATAAGGTAAGGAATAAAACCATCAGCTTTGAAAAACACCACATCCCGGTCTTTAGGTACCGGTTCAAAAATTCGTTCGCCATCGCCTTTACGTTCTACCCAGCGCCACTGGCCTTCGTGCCGGTCCCAGTCGCCGATGAGCATATCAAACAAGCGGGCGCGGGCAAAACTTACTTCATCCACGGTATTGTCATTATCCTGTTGCTTGCGTTCGAGCACTTTATCGGTGCCCACCAGATTTTTAGCGTAACCTAAACTAGCCACGTTGCGGTGGTCTTCGTCAGGATTTTCTTCCAAAATTGCTACCTGGTTTTTAAAATTTTCCAGGTATTTACCCAGCAAGGGATCGTCGGGTACGTACACTAATTTCGGGTTAACGTGGTATACGCTAGCTGCTTCGGCCAGAACGGGTAAAATTAAGGCGCCGTACGGGTGTTGCGCCGAAATTTGATCTTGCAGCACATCGCGGACTAAGGTTTGGCGCATGCTGCTGGGCAAGATTTGCGCAGGATTTTTGTTAACTGACCGCAACGAAAATTCCCGGCCGGCCTCGTTGCGTAGCCGCAAAGAAGCGGTTTGCTTGCCGCCACCTAAGCGGTACGGTATCAGGCCGTTTTGTTCGGTTTGCAAATCCAACAAGGGCATTTTTACGGGGGTAGCCCACTCCTGCCGGTAATGTGTTCCTAATAAAAATTGCTTGGTTTGGCCAGCGCCGTACAGTTTGGGATTAGCTGCTATGGTAATGCTGCTATCTTTAAAACTAGGTCGGGCCACCACATTTTCAACTGGTTTTAGAGGAGCAGCATCTTGTTGCTGGTACAGCTTGGTGCGGTACATGAGCTGGCCTTGGTTGCCGTTGCCTTGGGGTTCCCAGAACTCGAGCCAGGATTCGCCGTTGGTGTAATAATTTACGATGGCGTAGCCTTTGGCTTCGTGCCCGAATTGGGCATTGCCGCCGCCTAGTTTCAAGTATTGGGTTTTACAGCCCGAGCCACTCACGATGGTGTGCACATTGCCGTTTTTAAAATGCTGCAAATTATGTTCGTGCCCGGCGGCATACACCACGTTGGGGTATTTTTTAAAAATTTCCATTAAACCGTTCGCGTAAGCCTGGTATTTGGGGTAAGAAATATCCTGACTAATGCCGCCGTAGCGCCGGGCCCAAGGGTAAATAGACCCAACCACCGGCATCGGAATGAACAAATACGGATTTAATTCTAACAGCGGAAAAATATGGTCGAGCACCCGGAAATTGCCGCCGTGAACACCATTACTTTGCAGCGGATGGTGGCCCACTACCATAATGTTTTTGCCGCTGTTGCGATTGATAATGTCTTCCAGTTGCACCAGGACTTCGGCTTCGTCGGCTACGTTGCAGTAATTGTTAGGGCCGTAAGGGCGTTCTTCGGTTTGCAGCCACCACTGCGAGTTTAAGGCGATAAGCACTAAATTTTCCTGTAAAAAAACTTCGTACGGACCGGGGCAACCTTCGTCGGGCACAAAAAAATTACCGCCACTCACAAACGTAGAATCTTTCAGGTATTCTTCTACATATACTTCTTGCCGGATTACCGATTGCAGTCCGCCGGGCCGGCCCTGGGCCCAATCGTGGTTGCCCGGAATCATATACTTTTCGCCACGGTAGCCTTGCAAAATATCCAGTTGGGTGCGGATGCGTTCTTCATCGGTTTTGCGGCCGGGGCTACCGGGTTCGGTAAGGCCATACGAGTAAATATTATCGCCCAAAAAAACCACGGCACTTTTTTCGCCGGCTGCCTGCAATTGCGCACGCAACAGGTTTAACGACGGTTCCAGCGGGTTTTTAGCGGGAGCACCTACATCGCCGATTAAGAAAATAGAATAAGCCAGTTGGTTAGCCGGCGGCGGGGTGTTTTGCTGCCAATTGGCTGCTTCGCGGTTATAATAAGGTTTATGAACAGTACAAGAAGGTACAAGAAAAAGCGTAAGCCAGCAAAAAAGAACACCTGTAATAATTTTACTCATAGATCAATGGGGCCAATAAGAAAACAAATAAACCGGCTGCATTTATTTGCTGCAGCAAAGCTTTTGTATCGTTTAAAAGTAGCTGCCATTTGGTGTTACTGCAACTTAGCCCGATAAGTTTATTTTTTAGGCGAGAACCAAACAATTAGCGCGGTGTTTAGCTTTTAACAATAGCGTAAATAATTGGTTTTCTTTTTAATCGTTCCAGAGAAGTTGGTTGCTACAAAATCAGAATTTTTAAAAATTTCGTATATTTCCTTAACCCAATACCAACCAATGCTGCCAGCTCGCGAGTTAACCTTACGGTAATAATTAGCGTTTTACTCAAATAGCGGGCGCCTGGCTGCGTTTTTTTTACGGGTTTACGCCTTGCGTCATTATTCTATCTATGGAAACATCACTGCTTATAAATAAAGAACAAGAAATTATATTAAAGGCGAGGCAATACGTACAAACGCTTTTTACAGATAAATTATCTAAAAAATACGTTTACCACAATTACCGCCATACGCTTGAAATTTCGCAGGAAGCCAGCCTTTTAGCGGACGATTACCAGTTACCGGAATCAGAAAAAGAAATTTTGCTTTTGGCAGCTTGGTTTCACGATACCGGCTACACCGAAACCTACCAGGGCCACGAAGACCGGAGCGCCGAAATAGCCACTGCTTTTTTACAACAACAAAACTACCCGGCCGCCCAAATACAGCGGGTAAAAGCGTGTATTCTAGCTACCAAAGCGGGCAGCCAACCGGCCAGTTTACTCGAAGAAATTCTAGCCGATGCCGATATTTCGAACATCGGGAAAAAGACTTTTTTCCCGAATGCCGAGCTGCTGCGGGCCGAATGGGAGATTTTTTTAAATAAATTTTATACCGATGCCGAGTGGGCGCAATACCAACTGGATTTTTTAGAAGCTACTCAATTTAAAACCGAAGCCGCCCAGCGTCGCTATAATTACCAGTTAGCCCAAAACTTAATTGAACAGCAAAATATTTTAACGGAAAGCGCGAAAAAAGAAAAAAAGGCCGAAAAAAAGAAACGAAAAACTTACGCGCAACCCAAACGGGGTATCGAAACTATGTTTCAGAGCACCTACAGCAACCACATGAATTTGAGCTCTATTGCCGATAATAAAGCCAATATGATGATTAGCTTAAACGCGATTATTATGTCGGTGATTATTACGTATCTGGGCGCTAAAACCTCCGTAATTGGTACCGAGTTTACCCGTAATCCTATTCTGATGATTCCG
The sequence above is a segment of the Adhaeribacter swui genome. Coding sequences within it:
- the hflX gene encoding GTPase HflX, which gives rise to MAKKLHDTAKMQETAVLVAVPSKTQADEKTEEYLNELAFLTETVGAQTIKRFIQKLDKPDIRTYVGKGKLEEIKAFVTEFQIDMVIFDDDLTPSQVRNLEAELKVKIVDRSLLILDIFALRAKTAQARTQVEMAQYQYFLPRLTNLWTHLSRQKGGVGMRGPGETEIETDRRIVRDKIALLRDKLEKLDKQNYQQRKSRTEMVRVALVGYTNVGKSTLMNLLSKSEVFAENKLFATVDATVRKVVINRIPFLLSDTVGFIRKLPTRLIESFKSTLDEIREADLLVHVVDISHPGFEEHMEVVNKTLKEIDSAEKPVLLVFNKIDQYRAQEAEELNDMGEGTEKPTLEDLRQTYIAKMHNPAIFISATDRTNIDTLRDELFARVAAIHYERYPNVLPPTEEEFTTPETV
- a CDS encoding UDP-N-acetylmuramoyl-tripeptide--D-alanyl-D-alanine ligase, translating into MAETISLLYNKYLECTAVSTDSRADQNNNLFFALHGPNFNGNQFAAQALAKGARYAVVDDPALASDQIIVVPDTLQALQELAQYHRRQLTIPVIGITGSNGKTTTKELIHAVLSQRFNTVYTKGNLNNHIGVPLTILTIKPEHQIAIIEMGANHIGEIEQLCNIAEPTHGIITNIGKAHLEGFGSLEGVARAKSELYMHLLRNKGTAFINSQNEHLQRMGSRLPIKITYPAPGDFFHCKFISASPFVVYESENNEIVTTQIIGEYNFENIAAASCIGKYFNVPLTKINAGVAGYVPTNNRSQIIQKGTNTILLDAYNANPSSMTASVNNFAHAEAARKVLILGDMLELGTSSTDEHAKLGKLVAGFPFDVVLLCGPEMQQASAYVPAAHHFATKADLKQWLLNNPVQNSFVLIKGSRGMSLESLLDYLEPGS
- a CDS encoding glycosyltransferase family 4 protein, which encodes MRIAIVINTSWNIYNFRLNLIKALQAAGHEVVAIAPPDAYSPRLEAAGCRYVPILMENKGTNPVQDMLLIKRFYAVYRQVQPDVILQYTIKPNIYGTLAARLAGIPTVNNVSGLGTVFIVRNLVSKVALSLYRLAFRFPVKVFFQNPDDRELFFHYKLVKSSITDVLPGSGINTRQFVPAPVFTRQQPFTFLMIGRVLYEKGVVEFVEASKLLKQKYPEVRCQLLGSFDEAGNVGIKKTTFMAWVNEGAIAYLGTSEDVASCILKTDCVVLPSYREGTPKTLLEAAALGKPIITTNVPGCKETVIDGQNGLLCEARNATDLAAKMEQIYLLPDQELKRMGAASRQLAVTKFDEQFVIDKYLTVVNSVAVKVR
- the rfbC gene encoding dTDP-4-dehydrorhamnose 3,5-epimerase, translating into MEFKRFAIEGPVEITPRRFGDARGYFFESYSYRIFAENGITTEFVQDNQSLSQKGVLRGLHFQNPPYAQAKLVRVAAGRVLDVAVDIRKNSPTYGQHITCELDANKGNMFFVPEGFAHGFAALTDNTIFLYKCSNYYHPAAEGGLLWSDPALGIDWGITDAIISPKDVVLPTLQELNSQF
- a CDS encoding SixA phosphatase family protein, coding for MKTLYLLRHAKSSWEFEELSDHDRPLNKRGRHDAPLMGRELASHEISLDLIVSSSAVRALTTASLVAKELEYDTEEIVINEGIYEADTPGLLTIIKQTPDNLDTVMLVGHNPEITELANLLSPEHLASMPTAAVVGLRFNCEAWAEISQENAALVLYDFPKNHI